A single Arachnia propionica DNA region contains:
- a CDS encoding OmpA family protein, which produces MKGTVVAVVTGLAALVAVGAAGGALLVERTLTEEATRALAAEGVDAHVTFSGLTATVSAANPEQLPTALRLVLDVPGVVRAEADRSSLPTASTSQPTTSTPAPTSTPSPKPSPSEPAASPSPSPSPSPSPASGEMPKSVVKFEGGESDFPSSERTKIIELAVWLQANPDVTVEVDGHTDNGRSPAFRKELSEKRARRVVDALVAAGANRDQLVAVGKADTEPAESNSTPEGQAKNRRVTFVQRGER; this is translated from the coding sequence GTGAAGGGAACCGTGGTGGCCGTGGTCACTGGGTTGGCCGCGCTCGTGGCCGTCGGAGCGGCAGGTGGCGCCCTGCTGGTGGAGCGGACACTCACCGAGGAGGCCACCCGGGCACTGGCGGCGGAGGGTGTGGACGCCCACGTCACCTTCTCGGGGTTGACCGCCACCGTGTCCGCCGCGAATCCGGAGCAGTTGCCGACGGCGCTGCGCCTGGTGTTGGACGTCCCGGGCGTTGTCCGGGCCGAGGCGGATCGTTCGTCGCTGCCCACCGCATCCACTTCACAACCCACTACATCCACACCGGCCCCCACTTCGACGCCGTCCCCCAAGCCGAGTCCCTCCGAACCGGCGGCCTCACCCAGCCCGTCCCCGAGCCCCTCGCCCAGCCCTGCCTCCGGCGAGATGCCGAAATCAGTGGTGAAATTCGAAGGTGGGGAATCCGATTTCCCCTCCAGTGAACGCACCAAGATCATAGAGCTGGCGGTCTGGCTCCAGGCCAATCCGGATGTCACCGTCGAGGTTGACGGGCACACGGACAACGGCCGCTCCCCGGCTTTCCGGAAAGAGTTGTCGGAGAAACGCGCCCGGCGTGTGGTCGACGCCCTCGTCGCGGCGGGGGCGAATCGCGACCAACTGGTAGCAGTCGGAAAAGCCGACACGGAACCGGCGGAATCTAATTCGACTCCGGAAGGTCAGGCAAAGAACCGGCGAGTGACGTTCGTGCAACGAGGGGAAAGGTAG
- a CDS encoding PadR family transcriptional regulator produces the protein MNTNKHDHHGFREAPGPHGPHGPHGPHGRRRGGRPPEGFEGFGRRSRRRGDVRVAVLLLLAEEPMHGYQLMQTIAERTDGAWSPSPGAIYPTLNQLEDEGLVRIDTSGGRKEVSLTEVGRAHVEEHRPEWPNPLASEDGPRLRELMHSLSEAVRQVGRTGTDAQRQQTARELTDVRRRIYLILAGDEE, from the coding sequence ATGAACACGAACAAACACGATCACCATGGCTTCCGGGAGGCCCCTGGACCGCACGGTCCGCACGGTCCGCACGGTCCGCATGGCCGCCGTCGCGGCGGACGTCCCCCCGAGGGTTTCGAAGGATTCGGCCGCCGGTCCCGCCGCCGCGGTGATGTCCGGGTGGCGGTCCTCCTGCTGCTCGCCGAGGAGCCGATGCACGGCTACCAGCTGATGCAGACCATCGCCGAGCGCACCGACGGGGCGTGGTCCCCCAGCCCCGGCGCCATCTACCCGACGCTCAACCAGCTCGAGGACGAGGGCCTCGTCCGGATCGACACCAGCGGCGGCCGCAAGGAGGTCTCCCTCACCGAGGTGGGCCGGGCCCACGTCGAGGAACACCGCCCCGAGTGGCCGAACCCCCTGGCCAGTGAGGACGGCCCCCGCCTGCGGGAACTCATGCACTCGCTCAGCGAAGCCGTGCGCCAGGTCGGCCGCACCGGCACCGACGCCCAGCGTCAGCAGACCGCCCGAGAGCTCACCGACGTCCGGCGTCGGATTTACCTGATCCTCGCCGGGGACGAGGAGTAG
- a CDS encoding fructosamine kinase family protein, giving the protein MSFHKSGSPAAIATEVTSLFWLAGAVGGAAVAEVVNRGQSWLETRRLAHGTPSLEDAARFGRRLARTHAAGAPHWGAPPPGLRDVDARLSELPAPVSGAPRWGSWGEFYAEARLRPYLRLAEVPREARLVLHRAIDLVAEGRFDAPQPALVKSVARIHGDLWAGNVMWAVVPGGAGTTGTLLDPSAHGGHAETDLAELALFGAPHLDAIIAGYQEVSPLADGWRYRVAVHQFHMVLVHAALYSGNYVPQALTLARRLRGDAERSRQPVRIRAGLAS; this is encoded by the coding sequence ATGAGTTTTCACAAGAGTGGCAGCCCGGCGGCCATAGCGACGGAGGTCACGAGCCTGTTCTGGCTGGCCGGTGCCGTGGGCGGCGCGGCCGTCGCCGAAGTTGTGAACCGCGGTCAGTCGTGGCTGGAGACCCGTCGCCTCGCCCACGGAACCCCGAGCCTTGAGGACGCCGCCCGGTTCGGGCGGCGTCTAGCCCGCACCCACGCGGCGGGCGCGCCGCACTGGGGCGCTCCACCACCGGGGCTGCGTGACGTCGATGCGCGGCTGTCGGAGCTGCCGGCCCCCGTCAGTGGCGCCCCTCGCTGGGGCAGCTGGGGCGAGTTTTACGCCGAGGCCAGGCTGCGTCCCTACCTGCGGCTGGCGGAGGTTCCCAGAGAGGCCAGGTTGGTGCTGCACCGGGCCATCGACCTGGTGGCGGAGGGACGCTTCGACGCCCCCCAGCCCGCGCTGGTCAAGAGTGTGGCCAGGATCCACGGGGATCTCTGGGCTGGGAACGTGATGTGGGCCGTCGTACCCGGCGGCGCGGGCACCACTGGCACGCTGCTCGACCCGTCTGCCCACGGTGGCCACGCCGAGACGGATCTGGCCGAGCTGGCGCTCTTCGGTGCGCCCCACCTGGACGCCATCATTGCCGGATACCAGGAGGTCAGCCCGCTGGCGGACGGGTGGCGGTACCGGGTGGCCGTGCACCAGTTCCACATGGTGCTGGTGCACGCGGCTCTCTACTCCGGAAACTACGTGCCCCAGGCCCTCACCTTGGCGCGGCGGCTCAGGGGTGACGCGGAACGCAGCAGACAGCCCGTAAGGATCAGGGCCGGCCTGGCCAGTTGA
- a CDS encoding metal ABC transporter ATP-binding protein, producing MTAALSVSGLSFAYRDSLVLREVTLDLPQGVVLGVIGPNGAGKSTLLKAVVGLLKPAKGTVACFGQPLQKVRRRVGYMRQASSVDWDFPTTVSDVVLMGTYGGLGWFRRPGTKERDVAAAALRRVGIPHLAHRPISQLSGGERQRTFLARLLAQQSDLLLLDEPFAGVDAASQETITRVLHGLRDEGRTVVIVHHDLATVPTLCDWTCLLNRTVMGFGPTKEVFTDEMVKQAYGLATT from the coding sequence ATGACGGCTGCCCTGAGCGTCTCCGGGCTGAGCTTCGCCTACCGCGACTCGCTGGTTCTGCGGGAGGTCACCCTCGACCTCCCGCAGGGCGTGGTGCTGGGCGTCATCGGGCCCAACGGGGCAGGGAAGTCGACGCTGCTGAAGGCCGTGGTCGGGCTGCTGAAACCCGCGAAGGGAACCGTCGCCTGCTTCGGCCAGCCGTTGCAGAAGGTGCGTCGCCGCGTCGGCTACATGCGGCAGGCCAGCAGCGTCGACTGGGACTTCCCGACCACGGTCAGCGACGTCGTGCTCATGGGCACCTACGGTGGCCTGGGATGGTTCCGCCGGCCCGGGACGAAGGAACGCGACGTGGCGGCGGCCGCGCTGAGGCGGGTCGGCATCCCCCACCTGGCGCACCGGCCCATCAGCCAGCTCTCCGGGGGTGAGCGCCAACGCACCTTCCTGGCGCGGCTGCTGGCCCAGCAGTCCGACCTGCTGCTCCTCGACGAGCCCTTCGCCGGGGTGGACGCCGCCAGCCAGGAAACCATCACGCGCGTGCTGCACGGGCTGCGCGACGAGGGACGCACCGTCGTCATCGTCCATCACGACCTGGCCACCGTCCCGACGCTGTGCGACTGGACCTGCCTGCTGAACCGGACCGTGATGGGTTTCGGCCCCACGAAGGAAGTGTTCACCGACGAGATGGTGAAACAGGCCTACGGGTTGGCGACGACATGA
- a CDS encoding metal ABC transporter solute-binding protein, Zn/Mn family encodes MRPTILTRRSLIAALSAVPAVALVAGCSNKSSGSASESAGGGKKLAIFATTGYLADAAKVLDPDAEITTMVKPGGDPHTYEPTTQDIEKMQSADAVFSSGVHLEAKMLTQLESLGSKHIAVGNKIDQSELLPWPEKDEQGNELHDPHIWNSTKIWQQVVTLMAEHLKTINSSKAADYDKNAEAYKKQIEETDTWAKQETAKIPEERRVLVTGHDAFNYFGRAYGIEIHATDFVTSESDMSADDIAELADLIAKHKLPVIFQDNLKNPQAIQSVKEAVAAKGWQVEVSDKELYADSLGSEAGVDSYLGVMKHNVTTIVEALSR; translated from the coding sequence ATGCGACCCACCATTCTCACCCGCCGCTCCCTCATCGCCGCGCTCTCCGCGGTCCCCGCCGTCGCCCTCGTCGCGGGATGCTCCAACAAATCCAGCGGCTCCGCCTCGGAGAGCGCAGGTGGCGGGAAAAAGCTCGCGATCTTCGCCACCACCGGTTACCTGGCCGACGCGGCCAAGGTGCTCGATCCCGACGCCGAGATCACGACGATGGTCAAGCCCGGCGGCGACCCCCACACCTACGAGCCCACCACCCAGGACATCGAGAAGATGCAGTCCGCCGACGCGGTCTTCTCCTCCGGCGTGCACCTGGAAGCCAAGATGCTGACCCAGCTCGAATCGCTGGGTTCCAAGCACATCGCCGTCGGCAACAAGATCGACCAGAGCGAGCTGCTGCCCTGGCCGGAGAAGGACGAGCAGGGCAACGAACTCCACGACCCGCACATCTGGAACAGCACCAAGATCTGGCAGCAGGTCGTGACCCTGATGGCCGAACACCTCAAGACCATCAACTCCTCGAAGGCCGCCGACTACGACAAGAACGCGGAGGCCTACAAGAAGCAGATCGAGGAAACCGACACCTGGGCCAAGCAGGAGACCGCGAAGATCCCCGAGGAACGCCGGGTACTGGTCACGGGCCACGACGCCTTCAACTACTTCGGACGGGCCTACGGCATCGAGATCCACGCCACCGACTTCGTCACCTCGGAATCCGACATGTCCGCCGACGACATCGCCGAACTGGCCGACCTGATCGCGAAACACAAGCTGCCCGTCATCTTCCAGGACAACCTCAAGAACCCCCAGGCGATCCAGTCCGTCAAGGAGGCCGTCGCGGCCAAGGGCTGGCAGGTCGAGGTCTCCGACAAGGAACTCTACGCCGATTCCCTCGGCAGCGAGGCCGGCGTTGACTCCTACCTCGGGGTGATGAAGCACAACGTCACCACCATCGTCGAGGCATTGAGCCGATGA
- a CDS encoding metal ABC transporter permease: MNPAELLTNHTYRMMLLGTVIIGFTTGAIGTFAYLRKRTLLADVVSHSSIGGVMLAFIIAASFGIDGRSNWVLILGSAVVSLVAVQLVDWLPRVSVTKVDAAMAIVLALFFGGGMVLHRIILAGPYPSKGGLAEYLFGNSSHLTIEDIVSSVVVSLATFLVAVIAFKELKLSCFDPEYAATLGFSSRLLSVLLNAVVVLSIVIGLKAVGLVLMVALAIAPPIAARQWTTRVGSMLLLSGLIGAFSAVVGSWLAVSIGRVPTGPMIVLVVTVIAFVSILFAPKRSLLLTIRARRRHREEVTA, translated from the coding sequence ATGAACCCCGCCGAGCTGCTGACCAACCACACCTACCGGATGATGCTGCTCGGCACCGTCATCATCGGGTTCACCACCGGGGCCATCGGCACCTTCGCCTACCTGCGGAAACGCACCCTCCTGGCGGACGTCGTCTCCCATTCCTCCATCGGGGGAGTGATGCTGGCCTTCATCATCGCCGCGTCCTTCGGGATCGACGGTCGCAGCAACTGGGTGCTGATCCTCGGCTCCGCGGTGGTCTCCCTGGTCGCGGTGCAGCTGGTCGACTGGCTGCCCCGCGTCTCGGTGACGAAGGTGGATGCGGCGATGGCGATCGTGTTGGCGCTGTTCTTCGGCGGCGGCATGGTGCTGCACCGCATCATTCTCGCCGGGCCCTACCCCAGCAAGGGCGGATTGGCGGAGTACCTGTTCGGCAACTCCTCCCACCTGACTATCGAGGACATCGTCTCCAGCGTCGTCGTCTCCCTCGCGACCTTCCTGGTGGCGGTCATCGCGTTCAAGGAACTGAAGCTGAGCTGCTTCGACCCCGAGTACGCGGCAACGCTGGGATTCTCCTCGCGGCTGCTGTCGGTGCTGCTGAACGCGGTGGTGGTGCTGTCGATCGTGATCGGCCTCAAGGCCGTCGGACTGGTGCTCATGGTGGCGCTGGCCATCGCCCCGCCGATCGCGGCCAGGCAGTGGACCACGCGCGTCGGTAGCATGTTGCTGCTGTCGGGGCTGATAGGGGCCTTCAGCGCCGTCGTCGGGTCGTGGCTCGCGGTCTCGATCGGTCGCGTGCCCACCGGCCCCATGATCGTGCTGGTGGTCACGGTCATCGCCTTCGTCTCGATCTTGTTCGCTCCCAAACGCAGCCTCCTGCTGACGATCCGGGCGAGACGGCGTCACCGCGAGGAGGTGACGGCATGA
- a CDS encoding metal ABC transporter permease has product MTFVLWVMILAIVTAVTCALPGIWLVLRKQSMLTDAISHAVLPGIVIAAVATGTIQSPWSIVGAAVMGTVVVLGAELLESTGLVSGDGPQGLVFPALFSIGVLLLSTRFSGVQITESAVLVGDLNLAAFLPLKIGNTLLGPQYLWVMAGVLVLNVVYLTVLHTRLKLIAFDPELAQTMGIPVKRLGHLTMLVVSVTITAAFNAAGAVLVMALMIVPAAIAQLLSHSIHGMYLITVGVTVACSVVGFWAAYALDASTSSGLAFFYGIVYLAVVAATVIMRKLRTPRTG; this is encoded by the coding sequence ATGACCTTCGTGCTATGGGTGATGATCCTGGCGATCGTCACCGCCGTCACCTGTGCCCTGCCCGGGATCTGGCTGGTGCTGCGGAAGCAGTCGATGCTGACCGACGCCATCAGCCACGCCGTGCTGCCGGGCATCGTCATCGCGGCGGTGGCCACGGGAACCATCCAGTCGCCGTGGTCCATCGTCGGGGCGGCCGTGATGGGCACCGTGGTGGTGCTGGGGGCGGAGCTGCTCGAATCGACGGGACTGGTCTCCGGGGACGGCCCCCAGGGGCTGGTGTTCCCGGCCCTGTTCAGCATCGGCGTGCTGCTGCTCAGCACCCGCTTCAGCGGGGTTCAGATCACCGAGTCGGCGGTGCTGGTCGGGGACCTCAACCTGGCAGCCTTCCTGCCGCTGAAGATCGGAAACACACTGCTCGGCCCGCAGTACCTGTGGGTGATGGCTGGGGTGCTGGTCCTGAACGTCGTGTACCTGACGGTGCTGCACACCCGCCTCAAGCTGATCGCCTTCGACCCGGAACTGGCCCAGACCATGGGCATCCCGGTCAAGCGCCTGGGTCACCTGACCATGCTGGTGGTCTCGGTGACGATCACCGCCGCCTTCAACGCGGCGGGCGCGGTGCTGGTGATGGCGCTGATGATCGTCCCCGCGGCCATCGCGCAGCTGCTGTCCCACAGCATCCACGGCATGTACCTCATCACCGTCGGCGTCACCGTCGCCTGTTCGGTGGTGGGATTCTGGGCCGCCTACGCCCTCGACGCCTCCACCTCATCGGGCCTGGCGTTCTTCTACGGGATCGTCTACCTGGCGGTGGTGGCAGCAACGGTGATCATGCGGAAGCTCCGCACTCCGCGCACCGGCTGA